A single Syngnathoides biaculeatus isolate LvHL_M chromosome 18, ASM1980259v1, whole genome shotgun sequence DNA region contains:
- the LOC133491655 gene encoding rho guanine nucleotide exchange factor TIAM1-like isoform X1 — translation MGNVESQNGENAIHGVTAGHLSRKHSSSRSLRLSSAAKQSVARRPRHSLSGKQPERHRNSEASTRSSSTPSIPRSLAESGPEAFDAEDAGTLADLGVNPHWTQRVAMTLRPEEHDASATPTPDASEADTPALDDEPTGFKKMRSKSADMWREDSLEFSLSDLSQEHMTSTEEIVDGGEEEEADEEEPFSRPPRRPKGVAERSSSLDHLCSHQSAGLRGQRGRGRDVVQDIIGDGDVNAETGLMSPSEEDGGGGGGGAYGAFTLPCRRSHCLSEGLTGFGLAAPPPRPVFQGRRAQTTQDISAALGEGSEYGDSGIDGVAAEPEAAADGEPSSRRCKAMSASFSVYSAVESVLFRDGSDSGSSSAGVAESRGGGGGVYENFRKELDNQVWAHRGRDRSEEASSAVSDEQSSGTLSSAYPSESAVAASCAHGTVRKAGALAVKNFLVHKKGKKVEPAARRKWKHYWVSLKGCTLFLYESDGRSGIDHTSVPKHALWAENAIVQAVPEHPKKDFVFCLSNSAGDAFLFQTSGQTELENWITAIHSACAATLARQHHRDDTVRLLRAEIRKLEQKIDMDEKMKKMGNMQLSTVTDAKKRKTILEQIFLWEQNLERFHMDLFRCRCYLASLQGGEPPNPKRLLGFASRPTKLAMGRLGIFSVSSFHALVSARTEMGVKRRSHATPSRTFSKRRSRFSSLWGLDTASRRKSKTQHPTISQVFVDGVELAKAPTEPTYEDSASDKSKDQESSVKSLPQLALDNDVWLQETLAPSWVCLPGDQPVLAVVQPGDTALEVLSAVCKKNKLDPSCHYLRLKVVVDDRALLYVPKPDEDVYDVLYQEIEICAKATRLIEFDRAESCTLGYGFSVSVMDEDGTQRLHITDVKAGGLASAKGVQAGDEILLLNGKPAAALQMDDMRVAFACQALTLTVGALPRLDPATLCPPPAPRRSDAEPGAPATDIFSQSQEDILDDVSGLTVDDSLDEVTPQGPRDPSEEKIYRQKQNAEQTSSFHHHSLHDGPECQMSSSSSSSSISLSPSPVSALPPSCTQRQLSHADKLRKVISELVDTEKTYVKDLHCLIECYLTPLQKESFLTQDELDILFGNLGEMVDFQVEFLRTLEDGIRLVPNLDRLERVEQFKKVLFSLGGSFLYYADRFKIYSAFCASHTKVPKVLAKAKTDPDFKAFLSERNPKQQHSSTLESYLIKPIQRVLKYPLLLRELFSLTDPDSDEHYHLDVAVKAMNKVASHINEMQKLHEEFGAVFDQLISEQKEVGDLSMGDLLMHSSVVWINPPAALAKGKKDPELAAFVFKTAVVFVYKDSAKHRKKVGGSHRSSLNDDRDPFRFRHMIGAQSLQVRSLTNSEGSAVCEIVHTRSESEGRPERTFQLCCSSAESKKDLLKAVHSILREKQRRQLLKTESLPLSQQYIPFGGKRLCALKGAHRPAINRAASAPTRSLARRKLLRNRFTIDTDLVLDRDPVFNNNNHHHRRDSAALGAPLPPSSQAPVPSELWLEQQFDLRPYEDAAKVKETDILSDDDEYCKSRREEATAELDAKMDAMEIRGVLKACAAQRRPERDSVWVRRDDFGCNRDVF, via the exons ATGGGAAATGTGGAGAGCCAAAACGGCGAGAACGCCATCCACGGCGTCACGGCCGGCCACTTGTCCCGGAAGCACTCGTCATCGCGCTCTCTCCGTCTGTCCTCGGCCGCCAAACAATCAGTGGCCCGCCGCCCTCGCCATTCCCTGTCGGGCAAGCAGCCGGAGCGGCACCGCAATTCGGAAGCGTCCACGCGCTCCTCCAGCACACCCAGCATCCCGCGCTCACTGGCCGAGAGCGGCCCGGAAGCCTTCGACGCCGAGGATGCGGGCACCCTGGCCGACTTGGGCGTCAACCCGCACTGGACGCAGCGCGTAGCCATGACTTTGAGACCCGAAGAGCACGATGCCTCGGCTACACCCACACCCGACGCGTCTGAGGCGGACACTCCAGCTCTCGATGACGAACCCACCGGTTTCAAGAAGATGCGCTCCAAGTCGGCCGACATGTGGAGGGAGGACAGCCTGGAGTTCTCGCTGTCGGATCTCAGCCAGGAACACATGACCAGTACGGAGGAGATCGTGGACGgaggcgaggaggaggaggcggacgaAGAGGAGCCGTTCAGCCGGCCTCCCCGAAGGCCCAAAG GTGTAGCAGAGCGTTCCTCCTCTTTGGACCACCTGTGCAGCCACCAGAGTGCAGGCCTCCGGGGGCAAAGGGGCCGCGGCAGAGACGTCGTGCAGGATATCATCGGCGATGGCGATGTCAACGCCGAGACAGGTCTTATGTCTCCCAGTGAAGAGGATGGCGGCGGAGGTGGCGGCGGCGCATACGGAGCATTCACGCTCCCCTGCCGACGCTCGCACTGCCTCTCGGAGGGCCTGACCGGGTTCGGCTTGGCCGCCCCGCCACCGCGTCCTGTTTTTCAGGGACGCCGCGCGCAAACCACTCAG GACATTTCAGCCGCGCTGGGAGAGGGCAGCGAGTACGGCGACAGCGGCATCGACGGCGTGGCGGCCGAGCcggaggcggcggcggacgGTGAGCCGTCGTCGCGGCGCTGCAAGGCCATGTCGGCGTCCTTTTCCGTGTACTCGGCTGTCGAGAGCGTCCTCTTTCGCGACGGCAGTgacagcggcagcagcagcgcCGGCGTGGCGGAGTCACGAGGAGGTGGCGGCGGTGTCTACGAGAACTTCCGCAAAGAGCTGGACAATCAAGTCTGG GCGCACCGAGGCCGGGACCGCTCGGAGGAGGCGAGCTCGGCGGTCAGCGATGAGCAAAGCAGCGGCACGCTCAGCAGCGCCTACCCGTCGGAGTCGGCGGTGGCGGCCAGCTGTGCTCATGGGACGGTGCGCAAAGCGGGAGCTCTGGCCGTCAAGAACTTCCTTGTGCACAAGAAGGGCAAGAAGGTGGAGCCGGCCGCCAGGCGCAAGTGGAAACACTACTGGGTTTCGCTAAAAG GCTGCACGCTGTTCCTGTACGAGTCGGACGGTCGCTCGGGCATCGACCACACCAGCGTTCCCAAACATGCGCTGTGGGCCGAGAACGCCATCGTGCAGGCGGTGCCCGAACACCCCAAGAAGGATTTCGTCTTCTGCCTCAGCAACTCGGCCGGAGACGCCTTCCTCTTCCAG ACGTCGGGTCAGACGGAGCTGGAGAACTGGATCACGGCGATCCACTCGGCGTGCGCCGCCACCCTGGCCCGCCAGCACCACCGTGATGACACTGTGCGCCTGCTGCGCGCGGAGATCCGCAAGCTGGAGCAGAAGATCGACATGGatgagaagatgaagaagatggGCAACATGCAACTGTCCACTGTCACCGACGCCAAGAAAAGGAAGACCATCCTGGAGCAG ATCTTCTTGTGGGAGCAGAATCTGGAGCGTTTCCACATGGACCTGTTTCGCTGCCGCTGCTACCTAGCCAGCTTGCAGGGAGGCGAGCCCCCCAACCCCAAGCGCCTGCTGGGCTTCGCCTCACGACCCACCAAGCTGGCCATGGGACGCCTGGGGATCTTTTCCGTGTCCTCCTTTCATGCCCTG GTGTCCGCGCGCACGGAAATGGGCGTGAAGCGGCGCAGCCACGCCACGCCTTCTCGCACCTTCAGCAAACGCCGCAGTCGCTTCTCGTCGCTTTGGGGTCTCGACACCGCCTCCCGCAGGAAGTCCAAGACGCAGCATCCGACCATCAGCCAA GTGTTCGTTGACGGCGTCGAGCTGGCTAAAGCGCCCACGGAACCAACGTATGAAGACTCGGCCAGCGACAAatct AAGGACCAAGAAAGCTCCGTCAAAAGTCTTCCCCAGTTGGCCCTCGACAATGACGTGTGGCTCCAAGAGACCTTGGCCCCCTCCTGGGTGTGCCTTCCCGGCGACCAGCCCGTCCTGGCTGTGGTGCAGCCCGGCGACACGGCACTGGAGGTCCTGAGCGCCGTCTGCAAG AAGAACAAACTGGACCCTTCTTGTCACTACCTGCGTTTGAAGGTGGTTGTGGATGACCGCGCTCTCCTCTACGTGCCCAAACCCGACGAGGACGTATACGATGTG CTGTACCAGGAGATTGAGATCTGCGCCAAAGCCACCAGGCTGATCGAGTTCGACCGAGCCGAGTCATGCACGCTGGGCTACG GTTTCTCTGTGTCTGTCATGGACGAGGACGGCACGCAGCGGCTTCACATCACTGACGTCAAAGCGGGAGGACTCGCTTCCGCGAAAG gtgtaCAGGCTGGTGACGAGATCCTGCTGCTGAACGGCAAACCGGCCGCCGCCCTGCAGATGGACGACATGCGGGTGGCGTTCGCCTGCCAGGCCCTGACACTGACAGTGGGCGCCCTACCCCGCCTGGACCCCGCCACCTTGTGCCCGCCCCCGGCGCCCCGACGCTCCGATGCCGAGCCCGGTGCGCCCGCCACGGACATCTTCTCGCAGAGCCAAG AGGACATCCTGGATGACGTGTCGGGTCTAACAGTGGACGATAGTTTGGACGAGGTTACCCCGCAGGGTCCCAGAGATCCTTCTGAAGAGAAGATCTACAGGCAGAAG CAGAACGCGGAGCAGACATCCTCCTTCCACCACCACAGCCTCCACGACGGTCCCGAGTGCCAGAtgtcctcgtcctcgtcgtcgtcctcgatATCCCTGTCCCCCAGCCCGGTGTCGGCCCTGCCGCCGTCCTGCACTCAGCGTCAGCTCTCGCATGCCGACAAGCTGCGGAAAGTCATCAGCGAGCTGGTGGACACGGAGAAGACTTACGTCAAA GACCTGCACTGCCTCATCGAGTGCTACTTGACGCCACTGCAGAAGGAGAGCTTCCTCACACAGGATGAG CTGGACATTCTGTTTGGCAACCTGGGCGAGATGGTGGACTTCCAGGTGGAGTTTCTGAGGACTTTGGAGGACGGAATCAGACTGGTGCCCAATCTGGACAGACTAGAGAGAGTGGAACAGTTCAAG AAAGTGCTCTTCTCCTTGGGCGGCTCGTTCCTTTACTATGCTGACCGCTTCAAGATCTACAGCGCCTTCTGCGCCAGCCACACTAAGGTGCCCAAGGTGCTCGCCAAAG CGAAAACAGACCCGGACTTCAAGGCGTTCTTGTCCGAGCGGAACCCCAAGCAACAGCACTCGTCCACTCTGGAGTCCTACCTGATCAAGCCCATCCAGAGGGTCCTCAAGTACCCTCTGCTGCTCAGGGAGCTCTTCTCCCTCACGGACCCTGACAGCGACGAACACTACCACCTGGACG TGGCCGTGAAGGCGATGAACAAGGTGGCGAGTCACATCAACGAGATGCAGAAGCTCCACGAGGAGTTTGGCGCTGTGTTCGATCAGCTGATCAGCGAGCAGAAGGAGGTGGGAGACCTCTCCATGGGCGATCTGCTCATGCACTCCAGCGTGGTCTGGATAAACCCTCCGGCCGCTTTGGCAAAGGGCAAGAAAGACCCGGAATTGGCAGCCTTTG TTTTCAAAACCGCTGTGGTGTTTGTGTACAAAGACTCAGCCAAGCACAGAAAGAAAGTG GGCGGTTCTCACCGTTCATCCCTGAACGATGACCGGGATCCGTTCCGCTTCCGTCACATGATCGGCGCGCAATCGCTGCAAGTCCGAAGCCTCACAA ATTCTGAAGGCTCGGCTGTGTGTGAAATAGTTCACACCAGGTCGGAATCCGAGGGGCGACCGGAGAGAACCTTCCAGTTGTGCTGCAG ttCCGCAGAGAGCAAGAAGGATCTGTTGAAGGCGGTGCACTCCATCCTCAGGGAGAAGCAGCGGCGGCAGTTGCTCAAGACCGAGTCTCTTCCCCTCAGCCAGCAGTACATCCCCTTTGGGGGCAAGCGACTCTGCGCCCTCAAGGGGGCACACAGGCCCGCCATCAACCGAGCAG CTTCGGCTCCGACCCGCTCTCTGGCTCGCAGGAAACTGTTGCGAAACCGCTTCACTATCGACACGGATCTGGTCTTGGACAGAGACCCGGTTTTCAACAATaacaaccaccaccaccgccgggACTCCGCCGCCCTTGGCGCCCCCTTGCCGCCCTCCTCGCAGGCGCCCGTGCCTTCGGAGCTCTGGCTGGAGCAGCAGTTCGACCTGCGACCCTACGAGGACGCCGCCAAGGTGAAGGAGACGGACATTTtgagcgacgacgacgagtACTGCAAGTCGCGGCGCGAAGAGGCGACGGCCGAGCTGGATGCCAAGATGGACGCCATGGAGATCCGCGGCGTGCTGAAGGCCTGCGCGGCGCAGCGGCGCCCCGAGCGCGACTCCGTCTGGGTGCGCAGGGATGACTTCGGCTGCAACAGGGACGTGTTCTGA